One segment of Passer domesticus isolate bPasDom1 chromosome 24, bPasDom1.hap1, whole genome shotgun sequence DNA contains the following:
- the COL9A2 gene encoding collagen alpha-2(IX) chain isoform X1, translating into MARATSPVSPLWLLLQASCLCLAQLRGPPGEPGPRGPPGPPGVPGADGIDGDKGPVGSAGSPGAKGEPGAPGPDGPPGKPGIDGLTGAKGEPGPTGRPGVKGQPGLPGPPGLPGPSLPGPPGLPGQVGLPGEIGVLGPKGDPGPDGPRGPPGPPGKPGLPGHLQGLEGSADFLCPTSCPPGPKGPQGLQGLKGHRGRPGALGEPGKQGEPGPKGDVGASGEQGVPGPPGPQGLRGYPGMAGPKGETGPAGYKGMVGSIGAAGRPGREGPKGPPGGPGDKGELGGRGIRGPQGDIGPKGENGLPGIDGKDGTPGIPGVKGGTGQAGRPGTPGHRGQAGLPGQPGSKGGPGDKGESGPRGHPGVTGAPGQLGEPGPRGEQGPQGVPGPKGDRGERGLVGPPGEPGRAGPKGEQGPPGIPGPQGLPGVKGDKGSPGKTGPKGSIGDPGVHGLAGLKGEKGESGEPGPKGQQGIQGELGFPGPSGDAGAPGVRGYPGPPGPRGLVGERGVPGMPGPRGAAGRDAGDQHIVDVVLKMLQEQLAEVAVSAKRAALGGVGAMGPPGPPGPPGPPGDQGPHGPMGPRGVPGILGAAGQIGNVGPKGKRGEKGERGEVGRGHPGMPGPPGIPGLPGIPGHAVDGKAGERGLPGAPGEAGRPGSPGPPGLPGFCEPAACLGASAYAAARLTEPGSVKGPSF; encoded by the exons ATGGCCCGTGCCACCAGCCCGGTGTCGCCGCTCTGGCTCCTGCTCCAAGCGTCCTGCCTCTGCCTGGCCCAGCTC CGAGGGCCCCCAGGAGAGCCTGGCCCACGAGGGCCCCCCGGTCCCCCAGGAGTGCCGGGAGCCGATGGCATCGAC ggtGACAAAGGCCCTGTAGGATCTGCTGGCTCCCCG ggTGCCAAGGGCGAGCCTGGAGCTCCTGGTCCGGATGGACCCCCAGGGAAGCCGGGCATTGAT GGCCTGACGGGAGCCAAGGGGGAGCCAGGACCCACTGGCAGGCCAGGAGTCAAA ggccagcccggactcccagggccaccagggctcCCT GGTCCTTCACTGCCAGGACCTCCT GGgcttccaggccaggttggacttCCCGGAGAGATCGGAGTGCTGGGACCCAAG GGTGACCCTGGACCCGATGGCCCGAGGGGTCCCCCAGGCCCTCCAGGGAAACCT GGACTCCCAGGACACCTCCAAGGCCTGGAAGGCAGCGCTGATTTCCTG tgccccaccaGCTGCCCCCCAGGTCCCAAGGGcccccagggactgcagggacTGAAG ggacacagAGGCCGCCCCGGTGCCCTCGGAGAGCCCGGCAAGCAGGGAGAGCCG GGCCCCAAGGGGGATGTTGGTGCCTCAGGAGAACAAGGAGTCCCAGGCCCTCCG GGACCTCAGGGCCTCCGGGGGTATCCTGGCATGGCAGGACCCAAGGGGGAGACG ggccctgctggctaCAAGGGCATGGTCGGGAGCATTGGAGCCGCCGGGCGGCCG ggcagggaaggcCCCAAGGGACCACCTGGGGGCCCTGGTGACAAGGGAGAGCTG ggtggCCGTGGCATCAGGGGACCGCAGGGTGACATCGGCCCCAAGGGGGAGAAT GGTCTCCCGGGCATCGATGGCAAGGATGGCACCCCAGGTATCCCAGGAGTGAAG GGTGGCACAGGACAGGCCGGACGCCCGGGAACgccgggacaccggggacaAGCT GGATTGCCGGGCCAGCCAGGAAGCAAAGGTGGCCCAGGTGACAAG GGTGAATCCGGTCCTCGGGGCCACCCCGGTGTCACCGgtgccccagggcagctg gGCGAGCCCGGACCTCGGGGTGAGCAGGGCCCGCAGGGTGTCCCCGGGCCGAAG GGTGACAGGGGCGAGCGTGGCCTCGTGGGGCCCCCCGGGGAGCCGGGCAGAGCG GGGCCAAAGGGTGAGCAGGGCCCTCCAGGCATCCCAGGACCCCAAGGCTTGCCTGGAGTCAAAGGAGACAAG ggCTCTCCAGGGAAAACCGGCCCCAAAGGCAGCATT GGAGATCCGGGTGTCCACGGCCTGGCAGGGCTCAAGGGAGAGAAG GGGGAGTCAGGAGAGCCAGGACCCAAGGGACAG CAAGGCATCCAGGGAGAGCTCGGCTTTCCCGGCCCCTCGGGGGATGCAGGAGCACCGGGAGTTCGGGGCTATcccggcccgcccggcccgcGGGGGCTGGTGGGGGAGCGCGGAGTGCCGGGAATGCCGGGCCCGAGGGGCGCAGCC GGCCGGGATGCTGGGGACCAGCACATCGTGGACGTGGTGCTGAAGATGCTGCAAG agcagctggcagaggtggCCGTGAGCGCCAAGAGAGCCGCCCTGGGCGGGGTCGGGGCCATGGGACCCCCCGGTCCCCCCGGCCCCCCAGGGCCACCCGGTGACCAGGGACCCCACGGCCCCATGGGACCCCGAGGCGTCCCCGGAATCCTGGGAGCTGCCGGGCAGATCGGCAATGTCGGACCCAAAG GGAAGAGAGGAGAGAAGGGCGAGCGGGGAGAGGTTGGCCGTGGCCACCCAGGAATGCCAGGTCCTCCAGGGATCCCAG GTCTCCCGGGCATCCCAGGCCACGCTGTGGACGGCAAGGCGGGCGAGCGGGGCCTGCCGGGCGCCCCGGGCGAGGCGGGCCGGCCGGGCTCCCCGGGgcccccggggctgccgggcttCTGCGAGCCGGCCGCTTGCCTGGGAGCCTCGGCCTACGCGGCCGCACGCCTGACGGAGCCGGGCAGCGTCAAGGGCCCCTCGTTCTGA
- the COL9A2 gene encoding collagen alpha-2(IX) chain isoform X2 translates to MGLEKGKRGPPGEPGPRGPPGPPGVPGADGIDGDKGPVGSAGSPGAKGEPGAPGPDGPPGKPGIDGLTGAKGEPGPTGRPGVKGQPGLPGPPGLPGPSLPGPPGLPGQVGLPGEIGVLGPKGDPGPDGPRGPPGPPGKPGLPGHLQGLEGSADFLCPTSCPPGPKGPQGLQGLKGHRGRPGALGEPGKQGEPGPKGDVGASGEQGVPGPPGPQGLRGYPGMAGPKGETGPAGYKGMVGSIGAAGRPGREGPKGPPGGPGDKGELGGRGIRGPQGDIGPKGENGLPGIDGKDGTPGIPGVKGGTGQAGRPGTPGHRGQAGLPGQPGSKGGPGDKGESGPRGHPGVTGAPGQLGEPGPRGEQGPQGVPGPKGDRGERGLVGPPGEPGRAGPKGEQGPPGIPGPQGLPGVKGDKGSPGKTGPKGSIGDPGVHGLAGLKGEKGESGEPGPKGQQGIQGELGFPGPSGDAGAPGVRGYPGPPGPRGLVGERGVPGMPGPRGAAGRDAGDQHIVDVVLKMLQEQLAEVAVSAKRAALGGVGAMGPPGPPGPPGPPGDQGPHGPMGPRGVPGILGAAGQIGNVGPKGKRGEKGERGEVGRGHPGMPGPPGIPGLPGIPGHAVDGKAGERGLPGAPGEAGRPGSPGPPGLPGFCEPAACLGASAYAAARLTEPGSVKGPSF, encoded by the exons atgggtctggaaaaagggaaa CGAGGGCCCCCAGGAGAGCCTGGCCCACGAGGGCCCCCCGGTCCCCCAGGAGTGCCGGGAGCCGATGGCATCGAC ggtGACAAAGGCCCTGTAGGATCTGCTGGCTCCCCG ggTGCCAAGGGCGAGCCTGGAGCTCCTGGTCCGGATGGACCCCCAGGGAAGCCGGGCATTGAT GGCCTGACGGGAGCCAAGGGGGAGCCAGGACCCACTGGCAGGCCAGGAGTCAAA ggccagcccggactcccagggccaccagggctcCCT GGTCCTTCACTGCCAGGACCTCCT GGgcttccaggccaggttggacttCCCGGAGAGATCGGAGTGCTGGGACCCAAG GGTGACCCTGGACCCGATGGCCCGAGGGGTCCCCCAGGCCCTCCAGGGAAACCT GGACTCCCAGGACACCTCCAAGGCCTGGAAGGCAGCGCTGATTTCCTG tgccccaccaGCTGCCCCCCAGGTCCCAAGGGcccccagggactgcagggacTGAAG ggacacagAGGCCGCCCCGGTGCCCTCGGAGAGCCCGGCAAGCAGGGAGAGCCG GGCCCCAAGGGGGATGTTGGTGCCTCAGGAGAACAAGGAGTCCCAGGCCCTCCG GGACCTCAGGGCCTCCGGGGGTATCCTGGCATGGCAGGACCCAAGGGGGAGACG ggccctgctggctaCAAGGGCATGGTCGGGAGCATTGGAGCCGCCGGGCGGCCG ggcagggaaggcCCCAAGGGACCACCTGGGGGCCCTGGTGACAAGGGAGAGCTG ggtggCCGTGGCATCAGGGGACCGCAGGGTGACATCGGCCCCAAGGGGGAGAAT GGTCTCCCGGGCATCGATGGCAAGGATGGCACCCCAGGTATCCCAGGAGTGAAG GGTGGCACAGGACAGGCCGGACGCCCGGGAACgccgggacaccggggacaAGCT GGATTGCCGGGCCAGCCAGGAAGCAAAGGTGGCCCAGGTGACAAG GGTGAATCCGGTCCTCGGGGCCACCCCGGTGTCACCGgtgccccagggcagctg gGCGAGCCCGGACCTCGGGGTGAGCAGGGCCCGCAGGGTGTCCCCGGGCCGAAG GGTGACAGGGGCGAGCGTGGCCTCGTGGGGCCCCCCGGGGAGCCGGGCAGAGCG GGGCCAAAGGGTGAGCAGGGCCCTCCAGGCATCCCAGGACCCCAAGGCTTGCCTGGAGTCAAAGGAGACAAG ggCTCTCCAGGGAAAACCGGCCCCAAAGGCAGCATT GGAGATCCGGGTGTCCACGGCCTGGCAGGGCTCAAGGGAGAGAAG GGGGAGTCAGGAGAGCCAGGACCCAAGGGACAG CAAGGCATCCAGGGAGAGCTCGGCTTTCCCGGCCCCTCGGGGGATGCAGGAGCACCGGGAGTTCGGGGCTATcccggcccgcccggcccgcGGGGGCTGGTGGGGGAGCGCGGAGTGCCGGGAATGCCGGGCCCGAGGGGCGCAGCC GGCCGGGATGCTGGGGACCAGCACATCGTGGACGTGGTGCTGAAGATGCTGCAAG agcagctggcagaggtggCCGTGAGCGCCAAGAGAGCCGCCCTGGGCGGGGTCGGGGCCATGGGACCCCCCGGTCCCCCCGGCCCCCCAGGGCCACCCGGTGACCAGGGACCCCACGGCCCCATGGGACCCCGAGGCGTCCCCGGAATCCTGGGAGCTGCCGGGCAGATCGGCAATGTCGGACCCAAAG GGAAGAGAGGAGAGAAGGGCGAGCGGGGAGAGGTTGGCCGTGGCCACCCAGGAATGCCAGGTCCTCCAGGGATCCCAG GTCTCCCGGGCATCCCAGGCCACGCTGTGGACGGCAAGGCGGGCGAGCGGGGCCTGCCGGGCGCCCCGGGCGAGGCGGGCCGGCCGGGCTCCCCGGGgcccccggggctgccgggcttCTGCGAGCCGGCCGCTTGCCTGGGAGCCTCGGCCTACGCGGCCGCACGCCTGACGGAGCCGGGCAGCGTCAAGGGCCCCTCGTTCTGA